The region GGCGTGGCTGGAACTCACACGGCAGGGGCACCACCGAGAAGAGCCTCATCCGTCCAGAGCTCACCCGGCAGCATTGCCAGCTGGAGACATCTCACTTGGAAGGACCTTATCTGATGGCATCTCACTCGGCTGGGCCTCACCTGGTAGGATCTCACCTGGCTGGGCCTCACCCAGCTGGGCCTCACCCGGCAGGATCTCACCTGGCTGGACCGAAGCCGCTTGCTCTCCAGCCCCGTCTTCTCCTGCATCAGGGCCTCCTTCTTGGCCAGGATGGCCTCCCGCTTGTGGagctcctcccccagctcctccagTGCCCGCCGCTGCTGCAGGACCTTCTCCATTTCCTGGTCCAGCCACTTCTTCTGCTCCTCAATCTTCTGAGGGACAGCGGGGGAGGTGGGCAGGAACTCAGCTCTCCCCTCTGGCCACGTAGGTGGTGTGGATGGCCACCCAGCTCAGGGGGGGAGAATGGTGTGCCCACTGGCTGACCCCGCAGGGCACTCTAGCAACTGGCTACGGGTGCCCCAGGGGTGTGGTTCAGCCCAGACCccacctgctgctgctccagGCTGACCACAGAGCCGTTGCTTCCGCTGCGCCGCTTCCTCTGAAATGCCGCGATCTCTTCTGTCTTGATCTTCAGGATCTTCTGCTGCTGCTCGTGCTTCAGCTCCAGCTCCTGGGCACAAAGTTCAGGGTGAGTCCGGTTGGCAGGGCGCTGTGGGGTACCAGTGTCCTCCCACAGCCCGTAATCCCCAAAGCCCACAGGAGTGCCTTCCCGCTCCCAAGACAACCCTGCCCAGCACCCCCCAGCCTCACAAACACAAGATTGCTGGACCCCTTATCTGGTTCATCTCACTGAATTCTCACCCTAGCCCTGAGTTTCCTGTAACTCTCACTTTCAAGtgaagaaacagactcagggaGGCCACGTGACCAGCCTTTTACGGTCGCGTGGCGGTACGCGCTCCCCTCGCCTCCTGGCTGGGACGCAGCCACCCCGCCAGCCAAGCACCCAACCTTGACACGGTGCTGCCGCTTGTTCATCTCCGCCTCCAGGCGGCGCTTCTGCTCTGTCTCCTCGCGAAGCCGCCGCTGCAGCTGCCCCTGCTGCTGCCGCATGAGCTGCACGTTCCTCTCCAGCTCCTGCAGCCGCTTCTCACTCTGCGCCGACAGTGATGCCAGCCGCTCCGTCGCCTGCTTCTTCTCCTTCAGTACCTGGACCAACACAGCTTCCGCTGGGCTGCTCATGGCAGCTGCCAAAAGCCGGGCATGGCGCCTGGCACTCAACAAGGACGGGCAGGACGGAAGGACGATGAAGAGGGACAGACAAAAGGGAAGACAGGCCAATGGACAACAGACTGATAAAAATAgcaaattataaaaatgtcaaaatactgTGACATTTACTGCATACTACACAGCACACCAAGTGCTCTCAGTATATTAAGTGATCCTTAGAACCCTACGAAACGACTTCAGAGGTTTCCTACTtaacagattaggaaactgaggtgcagagaggttaGGAAACTTGACCCAGGAcccacagctagtaaatggcagagctgggattcaaacgcAAGCAGTCAAGGCTCCTGCACCTTCGCTCTTAATCACTCTACTGCAGTGGAGGGACAGGTGCAAAGATGAGTGGATGGAAGGGTGGGTGGACAGACAGATGATGCGATCATATCAAGGTAAaaaacaggggacttccctggtggtccatggctaagactctgagctcccaaagcagggggcctgggtttgatccctgatcaagggaactagatcccacatgcctacaACTAAAAGGATTCTGTGCGACacctaaagatcccgcatgctgcaactaagacccagtgcagccaaataaattaaaaaaaaaaatttttttttaagtaaaaaacagGACGAACAAACAATGCAAGGATCgataaacagaaatagaagacaaATGAACAGGCACATAAATAGTCACTCAACTGGTAAAAGGATAACTGCATGGATCAGACACCTGGACTGGTGGGTGGATGGACAGAGGGATGATGGGCTGCagggatggatggacagacagctGCAAGGGCAGACtcatggagggaggggagggccaCAGGAGGGAGGGTTGCTTCCTTCCCGTACCCTTCCCTCATCCTCGATGGTCTCCTAAGGTGGTCTTCAGGCACGGCCCACCTCCCCGCCTCTGCCTCTGCTGTGTTCAAAGATCTCCAGCACTGCCAGCTCCTACCTAATACCAGCCTCACTCTGGAAGGCCAGGAGGGCGTTCGCACCAACAGCTGGGGCTGGAGCACCCCCTGGTTCCACAGTGGGCGTGGGCTCTGGGGCTCACACAGGTCTTGATCCCAGGACcccagcctgggaggctgcagccaCCACGCCTGGGGTTCTGACACTGACCTGCACTTGGTTCTGAGCGGCAGCAACCCTCTTGCGGAACTCCTGGAGCTGCGAGCGCTCACCAGCGTCCTGGGGCTCCCTGCCCTCGAGCTCCCGCAGCTGCCTCTGGCCCTCGCTCAGCTCTGCCCGCACCCGCTCCGCCTCCCGCTCCAGCTCCTGGATGCGCTGGCTGTGCTGACGGTTCAAGGCCTGGGCAGCCTTCCCTGGAAGAACCGGGGTGTACTCAGCACCGGAGACCCCTCCCTGAAGCATCGCAGCTCCTCCCCCGTGGCTTTCCCAGACCTCTGTCAGCCCCCAGCACTTACAAGGATTTCACAATGACTACCCTCCAGTACTGTGACCATTTACTACTTTTCTttaatttgacttattttttataatagcctTTTCCATAGCAGTGACCCAGAAAAAATACAGGTTAACTAGTTTTCCTGTTATCTAACACATGCTAAAATCAATATGTAACTTGAGCCACCATACAACTAAGCCTCTAGAACTAACTTCCATTTGTAGGAGACAGGTCAAAGGAACAAGCTAAATGACGCCACAAGGAAGCTAACAGACAAACCCAGAATATCTGGGATCTGGAACATTCTACAGGATGACTGAAAAGGTGAGCGAAGGGAAATTTCAGagacccccactccagtactcttgcctggaaaatcccatggacggaggagcctggtgggctacagtccatggggtcgagaagtgtcggacacgactgagtgacttcactttcccttttcactatcatgcactggagaaggaaatggcaacccactccagtgttcttgcctggagaatcccagggatgggggagcctggtgggctgccgtctatggggttgcacagagtcggacacgactgacatgacttagcaatgagCGAATGTGTGGACAAGCCCAGAGCTGCACACAGACACTGTTGAAGAACTGCTTCTGTTCGGAGCACTGTGAGGGCATCAGTTTAGTTAGATATGCTAATGGCATTTTGGTTAAAATATCCAAAAAGAGGCATACTGAAAGGTGCAGGAATGAAATGACATGAAGTCTTGGATTTGCCTCAGAATATTTCAgcaaaaaaggacttccctggtggtccaatggctaagactccatgctcccaattcagggggcccaggttcagtccctggtcagggaaccagatccagCATGCCACAGCTATTAATGAGTCTGCAAGTTGCAAGCAAAGATCTGGCATAGCCAAGAAGttagaaacaaaaaatttcagcaaagaaaaaagggagagttGATGCAAATGCGGGCCAAGCTTGGAAATGCTAAATCTGAATGATGGGTATGTAGGGACTCTCATATGTCTGTCTGCAATTGTTCccaatacattttataataaagtcatagctattaaaattaaaaagcttgACCAGTCACCACCTAGAACCATCCCCTGCTCACTTGCCTGTGTCACCAGCAGCAGCCGTACTACTATGACTGGGGGACGCTGTTTGCTCCCCAGGACCGCTTTTGCCCCGTGCAGCGTCTGACACACAGCAGGCAACTGATTAGTAACAGTAAGAAGCTTCCTGAAAACCAGTCTAAGCATTTTACCTGAATTAACTCATTCCAACCACCTAAGAAACAGGTGCAGTTACTCTCTCCATTTCAGAGCACACAGCGGTTATCCTacctgctcaaggtcacccaTCTGGAAGAAGCTGAGTGGGCAAACATCTGGACCCTGCTCCTAACCACCCACCCTCAGGTGGGAGGCCCGGCTCAAAGCTCCTCCCTCACCTGTGCGCACCAGCTCGCCAATGAGCTCCTCCTTCATGCGGATGTTGATGGCCAGCTCACGGATCTTCTGCTGGGCTTGGGCCAGTCGCCACTCAGAGGCCATGGCCGCGGGGGCCTGGCGGGGCTGAGCCAGGGCCTTGCTCCCACCAACCACTGTAACAGGCTGACGGTCAGGGCGGCTGCCGCGACAGATAGTGGGGGAAGCAGGGGTGGCAGGaacagagggaagaggaggactGCCCTGGCCAGGGGCAGCCAGAGATGGTATGTGGACTCTCCAGGGTGGCCAGTCCAGGACCATGAGTGGGTAAAGGGGTTGGGACCCTCTCTGCGCCCCACCCAGCTCACCTCTGGGTCCCGGGATAGCTGCACCCAGCTCCTCCAGGCGAAGCTCTGGGCCCTTCCTGTTGAGTGGACTCTCTGGGCAGGCCCCCATCCTCTGGTTCCACTTGCTGATCCCATTcctggagggcagaaggggagtctgtacccctccccagccctgccccagcccagcctcctcccaggcccaaaggggaagagagaacCCCAGGCCTTCCATCACCCCAGGGTCACCTTGACCCCAGGATGTCCATCTGGTACAACTCAGAGGCCAGCGGCTGAGCTGAGAGGGTGCAGGGTGCCGAGGGCCACCTTGGAGGCCGAGAACCAGGAGGCCGGGTCCGTCCCTCAGCACACCCACCCCAGTGAGAATGCTTGATTCAGAGCCCACAGCCCCTGCCTGCTTTCCCCAAAGGCTGGCCAGGCCAATGGAGGCAAGGACACCCTGAGACTACAGTGGGATCCCCCTCTTGCCCAGCTGAGGCCCTGAGCTGGTCCTTGTCAGGTGGGCCATGGGTCCCACTCACCTTCGTGGGTACAGGCTCTGTCGGGGCagcccctccttctcctcctcctcttcctcttcctctgcctctgaTGCATCTGAAGAGCCACTTCCCGGCCTGTCTCCCTCTGTCAGAAACTTGGCTCCAGCCTCCCTGCCATTTTTCATCTGCTGGGGAATGCCCAGGTTTCAGGACAGGCTCCCAGGGCCTTCTCCATCAGCCATTTCCCCCCACCCAGTCTTCAGCCCGCTTTGCGTGCTCTTCAAGCCAGACCTTACCTTCAAGATCTAGCTCCAATGATATCCGAGAGGCCTTTCCAATCTCAAATTGGAACATAaacttctcccctcctcccttgttCCTTCCTCTACTCCTCCTGTTCTCTtgacccccaccacccccaccctgctccaGCCCCCACAGCTGAACTAGCACTCCTCAGGGGACAACCTCCCCTTTCCACCGTGTATATAAGTCATCTGCAGCAAGTCTTATCTCACCAACAACGCCCCACCAGAGTAGGGGGTGGAGGGTCCGTAACAGGCTTCTTCCAAACCCACGTCCTCCCACCCCTCAGTCCCTCTGCCCTTTAGAGCTCAGATGACCCAGAAGTTTCAGGCAGATACAGGAGCAGCCCTTGTCCAAAAGGCCCCAAGTGACAGAACTAGAAACAAGAGACCaagtgcaaggagatcagagCTCATGGAAAACTGAACTTGCAGAGGAAGGCATCCaaagatggtgtgtgtgtggggaggtgaCTCCAGAGGTGATGAGCTCCCCATCCCTGGAGGTAGGCAAGCATTCCATTCCATACTGGAAGCCAGAACCCTCTCCGTAATCCTCACTCCAAGCAATCTCCAACTACTCCAAGGATGCTCCATGGCACCAGATCCTTCTGAGAGGCCCTACCCAAATTTGGGCCATTCCTCCAGGAACACCAGAAAGGGGCATTTCATAGCTGGTCCCGTGAAAGCACGAGATGAGTGACACATTCCCCAGGATtgcccctcccctgcctgagcctgcccaggtcaaccagcaGACACCGAGCCTTGCCACCGTCTCACCTCTCCCCGGCTCTCAGGGCCAACTTCATCTCCAGGAATGCAGGCGGGGGGAACCATGCCCAGCACATGGGTGTGGGCACCTCCCAGGGGGGCTGTGTGAGGCCGGGGCACAAAAGACCCTGGAGGCAAGCCCTGCAAGATCCCTGGGGCCCCCCAGCCTGGCCGCACCAGCTCCAGCCGCAGTCGCAGCTCTGCCATCTCCTCCTGCTGCTCACGAAGACGGTCACTCTGCAAGACATGGTCCAGGTGCTGATGGGAGACGTGGATGAGAGAGAGGTAGGGAGCCGGGGTGCTGACAGGCAGAAGTGCAGGAAAATGAAGAACACGTCTGAGACCACCCTGCCCTCTCTGTGTTAAAATGGAGGGCCAAATGCCTCTGACCACCTCTTGGTGTCCCTCTGGAATACACAGTGCATTAGCTCAGGTTTAAACTCTCCCACCCGccacatcaccgactcgatggacgtgagtttgagcaggctccgagagttggtgatagacagggaggcctggtgtgctgcagtccatggggtcgcaaagaatcggacagacTGCCTGCCTGAACCGACCCTGCCCCATCTATCATTCCCTCCATATTCATGCCACTCACTGCCACCAGGGGGCGCCAGGAGCTGCGCTGACCTGGTTATCTTTGCACAAAAGGAAAAGCAGGGCTCAGGAGTCTCATGGGGCTGCCCCTTCAGTCCCAATTCCAACCCGCCTTCGCACACCCACTTGCGCCAATCCGTTCCTTTCCTCCGCACTTCTGCTCACACCTCTACCCATCCTGCCAGAACCCACTCCGACACAGCTGCTTCGCCTCCCGTCATtagtctcccctccccaccaccactgtGGCAGGGGGCGCCCCACCTGAAGTTTGTACTGCTCCATGGCGTCCTCCAGCGCAGCCAGAAAGTCTCGGTTCTCCTCTTCCAGCCGGGCCACCTGGCTCTGCAGGGCCAGCAGCTGCAGCGGCCCCTCATCTTCCTAGGGGGGCAAGGAGAGCAGCTTCAGGGGAACAGTAAGGACGAGCCTGCCTATCCCTGAGTCACCCCGCCGGCCCTGCTTGCTACTCTGCTCCAAAGCCTGCCTGCAATGGGAAAGGGGTCCAGACCCCACATGGCCTGCAGTCCCCTCCACAAGCCATTGGGCTATCTCTTGTCATTAATCATATTTTCATTACCAGTAATATCACCACCACAATTATTAAGAACTAGCTTCCACCAGCACTTATGACACCCTCAGTCCTTACATCCCGAGGAGGTAGATACTCCTGTTATCTTTATTTAACAGATGGAAACCCTGAGGATACATCAAGGTCATCAGCAGAAATGCCTCTGAATCCCTGTATGGAAAACcttcttcctcacctcccccaccccgcccaccccAGGCCACCCCCGGCCCCTGGTCACCTTTCGCCCGCCGGGTCCCTGGGTGGCCTGCTCCTCGGCAGAGGCGCTCTCGATGCCGCTGTCGGGCCCGGAGGCGGAGCTCAGGGCGCTGCGCTCGCCCTCGACGGCGCACAGCCAGTCGCGCACCTTGCGGGCGGCGGCGCCGGGCAGCCCGGGCTCGGCCTGCAGCTCGCGCAGGAGGCTGTAGGCGGCGTCGGTGCGGGCTCGGTAACGCGCGCACTCGGCGCCCAGGCGGGCAGTGGCCGCGGCGGAGGCGGCGGCAGGGCCCGGGGCGCGACGGCCCCGGTGGATGATGCGTGTTTCCGACCGATGCCTAGGCGGCCCACGGGCGCTGGCCACGGCCTCCTCCGGCCCCCGCTCAGCCTCGGGCCGCCAGTTGACAGTGGCGCGGTTTCGAATATTCTGGGCGCGGCTGGCGTAGTTGAGGGTGTTGAGGGTCTCGTCAAAGTCGGAGGAGGAAGGGCTGATGCAGGCGATCATCATCGTCTTGGCGTTCCCGCCCAGGGAGTCTTTGAGGATCCTGAGGGCGCCAGGGAGATGCGTCAAGGGCCCCAAAGTGCCAGAGCCAGAGGTTCAGACCCCAAAGAGGGTTTGAATCTCTGTGTGGCTCCCTGTGGGCCCAAGACTTCAACCACGTGTAGATTGTGCCCCAGAAACCAGAGGGGGACCCATCTCTTATCTCCTCACCCCAGCCAGAGAGGCCAGACAGGAGCCAGGACAGACTAAGGGGCTCACGGGGCCTCTTTCCCCTGGgccagcagcagcggcagctcaCCGGGTGATCTTGGAGTCCCGGTAAGGGATGTGGCTGCCCCGGCGCTGGGGATCACCCAGGGCACTGATGACGTTGCCTAGCGCCAAGAGGCTGCTGTTGATCTGGATGCTCTCCTTGAGTCGCTCGCCTGTGCTGCCTGTCTTGAGCACCCTCTCCGAGCCCGCCAAGTCCACAAAGTGGAACTTGGAGACAAGCAGCTGGCCGGCCGCAGGTCGGGGCAGGCGGCTGGGGGCGCGACCCCGCTGCTCCAGGGTCACGGTGAAGATGGTGTGGGAGCGGCTGGAGAGGCGGTTGAGGTGTGTGGCTCCCGTGTGCCGCGCTGCATTGCCCATCTCCAGGAGGCTCAGCACCTCGTCCAGGCCCTCCACGTCCACTTCCTTCACCCCACACAGCACTGTGGGCACAAAAGGCTGTGAGCCCAAGGCAGGGCAGCCTGAGGCTGATCAGCCAGGAGGGCAGGCTGAGCAGGACTGGTCCTCTAagctcttcctgattcaggggcCCCTTCGGCATGCCCAGGGGGTCCTGCCCATCCTGCTTGGGGATTTAAGGGgctccagcttccctggtagctcagctggtaaagaatctgccttcaatgcaggagaccagggttcaatccctgggttgggaagatcccctggaggaagacacagcaaacccaccccagtattcttgcctggagaatcccatggacagaggagcctggcgggctacagtccatggggttgcaaagtgtcggacatgacttagcaactaacactttcacttttttcagctTCTCCCATGCCCACCTCAGTGACTCTCACTCTGGGTACACCAGTGTGTACTGAACTCACTCTGGGTACACCAGTGTGTACTGAACTCAGCAGAGAcagggaaatgaaagcaaaacttcCCAGAGCTTGAGTTTCCTAGTTAGGAGTTACCCCTCCTCCAGACAGGGTATCCACCCTAAGCAGGTGAAGCCTCCCCAAGCCAGGTTCCCCACTCCCAACCAGAGGACCCAGGAGCCTCTTACCAACATTCCCACGATCGTCCTCCCGGAGCTGGATGTCCCGGCTGGCGGTGCCCACCTCCAGCAGGTCTCGGAACTCCTCCTTGTACACTTCCAGGTAGGACACGTGCACCAGACAGTCCAACAGGTCATTCTCATCAATCAGCTTGAAGGCCTCGGCCATGGCCCGTGGGATGATGCCCTGCTCGTCCTCGTGAAGGGAGGCTGGGGAGACACCGCAGGGCCACCTGCCATGGTGCTTTCAGCTGGGCATAGCGCCCACGAGGCCCAGAGGCTCCTGCCAGAAGCTGGCGGATGGGGCTCCAGTGTGGAGAAGGTAGAGGCAGAAGCCTTACAGGCTGGGCAGCCAggccaggctccagggtgctcaggCAGAATTTCAGAGTTGGAAGCAACCTCTCAAGGTTCAACCAACCACTTTCATGGTGTAAGCATCTCCACTACATCCCTGCCAGACAGTCAGATAACCTTTGTTTGATGACTCCTGGGGACTCATTATCATAGTCTATGCTCAGTTATCTAAAGAAGCCCCTAAATTTATGCCAAGGAAGTAATAAAAGGATGTTCAGAACATACTCTTcctcataacttaaaaaaaaacaaaacaccctcaGTGTCCATTGCAACATCCAAGAAGGGGTCTGATTAAATAAATTACCTTATATTCACAATGGCACGCTAAGCAGCCATTAAAGTTTTTGCTTgaataataattagtgatatagAGAAATGTTCATGATATTAATatactgttaagaaaataaaacaggatacAAAAGAATGGTACATTGGTaccatatttttttaagtataaaaattttCACCAGGAAAAACTGAATGCTAACAGGGTGAGTGAAAGGCAATTATCAGAAAgtgtggaagtgttagtccctcagttgtgtcgctctttgcgaccctgcagactgcagcccaccaggctccactgtccatggaattctccaggcaagaatactggagtgggtagctatccccttctccaggggatcttctcaacccagggatcaaacctgggtctcctgcattacaggcagattctttaccatctaagctaccagggaaaggCAGTTATCAAATAAGTTTTCTTTTGTGGatgtgcttttctgtatttccctAATTTTCTACAACAAACATGTACACTTTTCAAATCATGGTCCTTAGAAGTGGGCAACGCCTTCAATTGGCCCAAAGCATCTCTTGCAAAACTCTGTTCCAGAGCCTCATGGAACCAGCCCGCTTCCCTGCTATGCAGCCCCTGGAGCATGTCTCTTCCAGGACAGTCTCCCTTCCAGCCATCCTGACCCTTGACAACGATCCTGACAACCTCTAGAGACAAGACAACTTCCCATGCCCTTCCTCCCAGTGAGGTCTCCAGAACCAGACAGTATGATCCCATCTCTATGGACTTGAGAGGGCCGCTCACCTCGGAGGACTCTTCTTCCTGCCCGACCCAGCCCAGTGACACAGCTGATCCTACCCTGGCCTGCAGATGGAGTTAGGAAACCCGCCCaccctcctccagcctcctcaTCTTCAACAGGAAATGGCAGAGGCAGAAATTCAGGAGATGTCTGAGGCCCCTCAATGAAGGCAGGAGGTCTCAAGCCAGGTCACTCACCCACACTGGCCTCCCCCATGGTGTACGTCTTCCCGGAGCCCGTCTGACCGTAGGCAAAGACGGTGACATTGAAGCCTTCAAAGAAAGCCTCGAGAAGGGGCTGTACACAAGCCTGGTACA is a window of Bos indicus isolate NIAB-ARS_2022 breed Sahiwal x Tharparkar chromosome 21, NIAB-ARS_B.indTharparkar_mat_pri_1.0, whole genome shotgun sequence DNA encoding:
- the KIF7 gene encoding kinesin-like protein KIF7 isoform X3, with protein sequence MIERPSERLQGREQQSLNMGLEAQRLPGAEEAPVRVALRVRPLLRKELLHGHQSCLTVEPGRSRVTLGRDRHFGFHVVLDEDAGQEAVYQACVQPLLEAFFEGFNVTVFAYGQTGSGKTYTMGEASVASLHEDEQGIIPRAMAEAFKLIDENDLLDCLVHVSYLEVYKEEFRDLLEVGTASRDIQLREDDRGNVVLCGVKEVDVEGLDEVLSLLEMGNAARHTGATHLNRLSSRSHTIFTVTLEQRGRAPSRLPRPAAGQLLVSKFHFVDLAGSERVLKTGSTGERLKESIQINSSLLALGNVISALGDPQRRGSHIPYRDSKITRILKDSLGGNAKTMMIACISPSSSDFDETLNTLNYASRAQNIRNRATVNWRPEAERGPEEAVASARGPPRHRSETRIIHRGRRAPGPAAASAAATARLGAECARYRARTDAAYSLLRELQAEPGLPGAAARKVRDWLCAVEGERSALSSASGPDSGIESASAEEQATQGPGGRKEDEGPLQLLALQSQVARLEEENRDFLAALEDAMEQYKLQSDRLREQQEEMAELRLRLELVRPGWGAPGILQGLPPGSFVPRPHTAPLGGAHTHVLGMVPPACIPGDEVGPESRGEQMKNGREAGAKFLTEGDRPGSGSSDASEAEEEEEEEEKEGLPRQSLYPRRNGISKWNQRMGACPESPLNRKGPELRLEELGAAIPGPRVVGGSKALAQPRQAPAAMASEWRLAQAQQKIRELAINIRMKEELIGELVRTGKAAQALNRQHSQRIQELEREAERVRAELSEGQRQLRELEGREPQDAGERSQLQEFRKRVAAAQNQVQVLKEKKQATERLASLSAQSEKRLQELERNVQLMRQQQGQLQRRLREETEQKRRLEAEMNKRQHRVKELELKHEQQQKILKIKTEEIAAFQRKRRSGSNGSVVSLEQQQIEEQKKWLDQEMEKVLQQRRALEELGEELHKREAILAKKEALMQEKTGLESKRLRSSQALNEDIVRVSSRLEHLEKELSEKSGQLRQGSAQSQQQIRGEIDALRQEKDSLLKQRLEIDSKLRQGSLLSPEEERTLFQLDEAIEALDAAIEYKNEAITCRQRVLRASASLLSQCEMNLMAKLSYLSSSETRALLCKYFDKVVTLREEQHQQQVAFSELELQLEEQQRLVYWLEAALERQRLEMDRQLTLQQRGHEQHVQLLLQQSRDHLGEGLADSRRQYETRIQALEKELGRHVRLNQELKQKLSSLSAASQSRVMGGEKRTPCLENRQAPGSEDELYPAPEPLWQPTGMEGAPRPREEMRDLVHAPLPLTWKRSSLCSEEQGSPEELRQRDAAELPVGRVLPVGEAGLPWNLGPLAKPRRELRRVSPGMIDVRKNPL